The proteins below are encoded in one region of Rhizobium sp. 9140:
- the rpsO gene encoding 30S ribosomal protein S15 — translation MSITAERKTQLIKEYATAEGDTGSPEVQVAILTERINNLTEHFKGHKKDNHSRRGLLAMVSSRRSLLDYLKKKEEARYTKLITSLGIRR, via the coding sequence ATGTCGATCACTGCAGAACGCAAGACCCAGCTCATCAAGGAATACGCAACCGCCGAAGGCGACACCGGTTCTCCGGAAGTCCAGGTGGCTATCCTGACCGAGCGGATCAACAACCTGACCGAACACTTCAAGGGCCACAAGAAGGACAACCACTCGCGTCGTGGCCTTCTCGCCATGGTTTCGAGCCGTCGTTCGCTTCTTGACTACCTCAAGAAGAAGGAAGAGGCCCGCTACACCAAGCTGATCACTTCCCTCGGCATCCGCCGTTAA
- a CDS encoding sensor histidine kinase yields the protein MRQRTISGLSGLRKRLRRPLAFYLAALLLVAIIPSFLFSMVVLKRSMDDQERVVTALLKASTGSVTRAVEREVDGMLTTLRVLAATRSLENDDLGAFYRRASSALAGTGMNLLIIDRSYQQLLNTRIPFGQPLGRASDPVSVDQAFRSGVPLVSPVFFGRTAQTWVFNVYLPVFSADRRGDYLMTLTRDAVSLERSIGRDVLSPGWNAAIIDGAGDVVAASDPKVEPGNPFFMSIVPSLRVGVGEADEGGTRYRTVTEFSVLSGWKIVAWAKASDVEAAARRSYAWLAGGALVFAAIALGISLAIARMMSRGVRLLADDARRLGQGKPVALRPHMVEEVTIVSTALSEAAEERARAEAEIRFLMREVAHRSKNQLSVIQSMLSQSMPSQSGASPESRQDFVESFRRRVAGLARSTDLMIANAAQGIDMDELAHNQLQPFIPDDGDRFHISGPPVRLDTQVSQTLGMALHELATNATKYGALANAYGRVDLFWTLEEGTFRLVWRESLADLTPEMRAPGRKGFGTLVLERMLGMSLDARLQRLMHEDGIEWRVEIDSARLNTPAPGGGKDAAAE from the coding sequence TTGCGCCAACGAACCATCAGCGGGCTTTCGGGCCTGCGCAAACGCCTGCGCCGTCCTCTGGCCTTCTATCTCGCCGCCTTGCTGCTGGTGGCGATCATCCCGTCCTTCCTCTTTTCCATGGTGGTGCTGAAGCGCAGCATGGACGATCAGGAGCGCGTGGTCACCGCACTTCTGAAAGCCTCGACCGGCTCGGTGACGCGCGCCGTGGAGCGCGAGGTCGACGGCATGCTGACCACGCTGCGCGTGCTCGCCGCCACCCGGTCGCTCGAAAACGACGATCTCGGCGCCTTCTACCGGCGCGCCTCTTCGGCGCTTGCCGGCACGGGCATGAACCTCCTGATTATCGACCGCAGCTACCAGCAGTTGCTCAACACGCGCATTCCCTTCGGCCAGCCGCTCGGCCGCGCGTCCGATCCGGTCTCGGTCGATCAGGCGTTTCGAAGCGGCGTGCCCCTCGTCTCGCCGGTGTTCTTCGGGCGCACGGCGCAAACGTGGGTGTTCAACGTCTACCTCCCCGTCTTCTCGGCCGACCGGCGCGGCGACTATCTGATGACGCTGACGCGCGATGCGGTGTCGCTGGAGCGCTCGATCGGTCGTGATGTGCTGTCACCCGGCTGGAACGCCGCGATCATCGACGGGGCCGGCGATGTCGTGGCCGCCTCGGATCCGAAGGTCGAGCCCGGCAACCCGTTCTTCATGTCCATCGTGCCCTCCTTGCGTGTCGGCGTGGGCGAAGCGGACGAGGGTGGCACCCGCTACCGAACCGTCACGGAGTTCTCCGTGCTCAGCGGCTGGAAGATCGTCGCCTGGGCCAAAGCTTCCGATGTCGAAGCGGCCGCGCGTCGCTCCTATGCCTGGCTGGCCGGCGGTGCGCTGGTGTTCGCCGCCATTGCGCTTGGCATTTCGCTCGCCATCGCGCGTATGATGAGCCGGGGCGTGCGCCTGCTGGCGGACGACGCCCGCAGGCTCGGGCAGGGCAAGCCGGTCGCCCTGCGTCCGCATATGGTGGAGGAGGTGACGATCGTCTCGACCGCCCTTTCGGAAGCCGCGGAAGAACGGGCGCGGGCCGAGGCGGAAATCCGCTTCCTGATGCGCGAGGTGGCGCACCGTTCCAAGAACCAGTTGAGCGTCATCCAGTCCATGCTGAGCCAGTCCATGCCCAGCCAGTCTGGCGCATCGCCGGAAAGCCGGCAGGATTTCGTGGAAAGCTTCCGCCGCCGCGTCGCAGGCCTTGCACGTTCCACCGACCTGATGATCGCGAATGCGGCGCAGGGCATCGACATGGACGAGCTGGCGCACAATCAACTGCAGCCCTTCATCCCCGATGACGGCGATCGTTTCCACATCTCCGGCCCGCCGGTGCGGCTCGATACGCAGGTGTCGCAGACGCTGGGAATGGCGCTGCACGAGCTTGCCACCAACGCCACAAAATACGGCGCCCTCGCCAATGCGTACGGCCGGGTCGATCTCTTCTGGACCCTTGAGGAGGGTACGTTCCGCCTCGTCTGGCGCGAGAGCCTCGCCGACCTGACGCCGGAGATGCGGGCGCCCGGCCGCAAGGGCTTCGGCACGCTCGTGCTGGAGCGCATGCTCGGCATGTCGCTCGACGCGCGGCTGCAGCGGCTGATGCACGAGGACGGTATCGAGTGGCGGGTGGAGATCGACAGCGCCCGGCTGAACACGCCCGCACCCGGCGGCGGCAAGGACGCGGCGGCAGAGTAG
- the fabI gene encoding enoyl-ACP reductase FabI — MTGLMSSKRGLIMGVANSHSIAWGISQALSREGAELAFTYQGEALGKRVKPLAAQLDSDLLLPCDVEDLASVDTVIETLKERWGSLDFIVHAIGFSDKNELKGLYADTSRDNFSRTMVISCFSFTEIARRAAEMMTEGGSMLTLTYGGSVRVMPNYNVMGVAKAALEASVRYLAADYGPRGIRVNAISAGPIRTLAGAGISDARAMLSWNQKNAPLRRTVTIDDVGNSALYLLSDLASGVTGEIHYVDSGYNITSMPVLETLRNADGE, encoded by the coding sequence ATGACCGGTCTGATGTCGAGCAAGCGCGGGCTCATCATGGGCGTTGCCAACAGCCATTCTATCGCCTGGGGCATCTCCCAGGCGCTTTCGCGCGAAGGTGCGGAGCTTGCCTTCACCTATCAGGGCGAGGCGCTCGGCAAGCGCGTGAAGCCTCTGGCGGCACAGCTGGACTCCGACCTGCTGCTGCCCTGCGACGTCGAGGACCTCGCCTCCGTCGACACCGTCATCGAGACACTGAAAGAGCGCTGGGGCAGCCTGGATTTCATCGTCCACGCCATCGGCTTTTCCGACAAGAACGAGTTGAAGGGCCTCTACGCCGATACGAGCCGCGACAATTTCAGCCGGACCATGGTCATCTCCTGCTTCTCCTTCACCGAGATCGCGCGCCGCGCGGCCGAGATGATGACGGAGGGCGGCTCCATGCTGACCCTGACCTATGGCGGCTCGGTTCGCGTGATGCCGAACTACAACGTGATGGGTGTTGCCAAGGCCGCTCTTGAAGCCTCCGTGCGCTATCTTGCCGCCGATTACGGCCCCCGTGGCATCCGCGTCAACGCAATCTCCGCCGGCCCCATCCGCACCCTGGCCGGCGCCGGCATCTCCGACGCGCGCGCCATGCTCTCCTGGAACCAGAAGAACGCGCCGCTGCGCCGCACCGTCACCATCGACGACGTCGGCAATTCCGCTCTCTACCTCCTCTCCGACCTCGCCTCCGGCGTGACGGGAGAGATCCACTATGTGGATTCCGGCTACAACATCACGTCGATGCCGGTGCTGGAAACGTTGCGGAACGCTGACGGGGAGTGA
- a CDS encoding S8 family peptidase, translating into MVIGNGHSGKVGSEDGVLADSGPLLDSLLPRLTGSILVTLDDGASVGESVDLLTARTQSQVHIIPSFEGSRSIKGEHTLLFEDIGVALFTPARSGRSAGVMAELLRDDIVLEARPEFFLFSQQEYRDTTEHTWGVGATKAWESPYTGLGIRIAILDTGIDLDHPDFKGRSIVTRSFVNGEDIMDAQGHGTHCAGTAAGRARSPGVPRYGVAPDASLYIGKVLNNRGFGAERDIITGIRWAIEQRCEIISMSLGSPVQPGASYSRAHERLAKIALDNSCLIMAAAGNESNRTFNAIAPVGWPANVPSILAVGAVDPLYKPASFSNGGINPDGGELDLVAPGVNIFSSVPRPRLYTTNSGTSMACPHAAGVAALWAESDPSLRGRALWNALKAHSRKLPYNVRDVGAGLVAAPPAP; encoded by the coding sequence ATGGTTATCGGAAACGGACATAGCGGTAAGGTCGGGTCAGAAGACGGTGTCCTGGCAGACAGCGGGCCTCTGCTGGACAGCCTGCTGCCTCGCCTGACGGGGTCGATTCTCGTCACCCTTGATGACGGGGCCTCTGTCGGAGAAAGCGTCGATCTCCTGACAGCGCGTACACAATCTCAGGTTCATATTATCCCGTCTTTCGAAGGTTCCCGCTCGATCAAAGGTGAACATACCCTCCTTTTTGAAGATATCGGCGTTGCCCTCTTTACCCCGGCCAGGTCTGGTCGGTCTGCTGGCGTCATGGCTGAACTGCTAAGGGATGATATTGTCCTCGAAGCACGTCCGGAATTCTTTCTCTTCTCCCAGCAAGAGTATCGGGACACGACGGAACACACATGGGGTGTGGGCGCAACGAAAGCATGGGAGTCGCCCTACACCGGGCTTGGCATTCGCATTGCCATTCTGGACACCGGGATTGACCTTGACCATCCAGACTTCAAGGGACGGTCGATCGTCACGCGCTCTTTCGTAAACGGCGAAGATATCATGGACGCCCAGGGGCACGGAACGCACTGTGCCGGGACGGCAGCCGGACGAGCCCGCTCCCCGGGCGTCCCGCGATACGGCGTGGCGCCGGATGCCTCCCTTTATATCGGGAAGGTTCTGAATAATCGTGGTTTCGGTGCGGAGCGTGACATCATTACGGGCATCCGTTGGGCCATCGAACAGCGGTGTGAGATCATTTCGATGTCTTTGGGAAGTCCGGTTCAACCTGGCGCCTCCTACAGTCGCGCCCATGAGAGACTCGCAAAGATAGCGCTCGACAATAGCTGCCTGATCATGGCTGCGGCAGGAAACGAGAGCAACCGGACCTTCAATGCCATCGCGCCGGTCGGCTGGCCGGCCAATGTTCCGTCAATTCTTGCGGTCGGCGCGGTCGACCCGCTTTACAAGCCTGCCAGCTTCTCGAACGGCGGGATCAATCCGGATGGTGGCGAACTCGATCTCGTTGCACCGGGCGTGAACATCTTTTCGAGCGTTCCGCGTCCCCGTCTCTACACCACCAACAGCGGCACGAGCATGGCATGTCCCCATGCAGCGGGCGTGGCAGCATTATGGGCCGAGAGCGATCCAAGCCTGCGCGGAAGAGCGCTCTGGAACGCTTTAAAAGCTCATTCACGAAAGCTGCCGTATAATGTCAGGGATGTAGGAGCGGGGCTCGTAGCGGCGCCACCTGCGCCGTGA
- the truB gene encoding tRNA pseudouridine(55) synthase TruB, with product MGKPRKPKGRPVSGWLILDKPLDFGSTEAVSKIKWLFKAQKAGHAGTLDPLASGMLPIALGDATKTVPYVMDGRKIYEFTVAWGEERTTDDLEGAVVQSSESRPSEEDVRALLPNYTGVIEQVPPQFSAIKIAGERAYDLARGGEVLDIPSREVEIFRLSLLGCTPHLAHFEIECGKGTYVRSLARDFGRDLGCFGHIASLRRSFVAPFAEEKMVPLSQLTALEAIESDEDRLAALDAFLIDTGEALSNLPHIAISEDQAHRIRMGNPIILRGRDAPLAEDEAYATVRGRLVAIGEIGEGEFRPKRVFNTD from the coding sequence ATGGGTAAACCGCGCAAACCAAAAGGGCGGCCGGTCTCCGGCTGGCTGATCCTCGACAAACCGCTGGATTTCGGATCGACGGAGGCCGTCTCCAAGATCAAGTGGCTTTTCAAGGCGCAGAAGGCGGGACACGCCGGCACGCTCGATCCGTTGGCCTCCGGCATGCTGCCGATCGCGCTGGGAGATGCCACGAAGACCGTGCCCTACGTGATGGACGGGCGCAAGATCTACGAATTCACCGTCGCCTGGGGCGAAGAGCGCACGACCGACGATCTGGAAGGCGCGGTTGTCCAATCCTCCGAGAGCCGCCCGAGCGAGGAGGACGTCCGCGCCCTCCTGCCGAATTATACTGGCGTCATCGAGCAGGTCCCGCCGCAATTCTCCGCCATCAAGATCGCCGGCGAACGCGCCTACGATCTGGCGCGCGGCGGCGAGGTGCTTGATATTCCGTCGCGCGAAGTGGAGATTTTCCGCCTGTCGCTGCTCGGCTGCACGCCCCATCTCGCGCATTTCGAGATCGAGTGCGGCAAGGGTACCTATGTCCGCTCGCTCGCGCGCGATTTCGGCCGCGATCTCGGCTGCTTCGGTCACATCGCCTCGCTGCGCCGCTCCTTTGTCGCGCCCTTTGCCGAGGAGAAGATGGTGCCGCTGTCGCAACTGACGGCGCTCGAAGCCATCGAGAGCGACGAGGACCGGCTGGCGGCGCTCGACGCGTTCCTGATCGACACGGGTGAGGCCCTGTCGAACCTGCCGCATATCGCCATCAGCGAGGATCAGGCGCACCGCATCCGCATGGGCAACCCGATCATCCTGCGCGGTCGCGATGCGCCGCTCGCCGAAGACGAGGCCTATGCCACCGTTCGCGGCCGGCTGGTGGCCATCGGCGAGATTGGCGAAGGCGAATTCCGTCCCAAACGCGTCTTCAACACCGACTGA
- the pnp gene encoding polyribonucleotide nucleotidyltransferase, which yields MFDTHSVEIEWAGRPLKLETGKIARQADGAVLATYGETVVLATVVSAKSPKPGQDFFPLTVNYQEKTYAAGKIPGGYFKREGRPSEKETLVSRLIDRPIRPLFPEGYKNDTQVVVTVVQHDLENDPDVLSMVAASAALTLSGIPFMGPVGGARVGYINGEYVLNPHLDEMDESVLDLVVAGTQDAVLMVESEAKELNEEIMLGAVMFGHKGFQPVIDAIIKLAEVAAKEPRDFTPEDHSALEAEMLQHFEAELRTAYKNTQKAERYAAVDAVKAKVKAHFFPEGAEPKYTSEVIGAVFKHLQAKIVRWNILDTKSRIDGRDLDTVRKIVSEVGILPRTHGSALFTRGETQAIVVATLGTGEDEQYVDSLTGMYKERFLLHYNFPPYSVGETGRMGSPGRREIGHGKLAWRAIRPMLPSPDQFPYTLRVVSEITESNGSSSMATVCGTSLALMDAGVPLTKPVAGIAMGLILEGDRFAVLSDILGDEDHLGDMDFKVAGTDAGITSLQMDIKIAGITEEIMKVALSQAQGGRKHILNEMANAITEGRSQLGEFAPRIEVMQIPVDKIREVIGSGGKVIREIVEKTGAKVNIEDDGTIKIASSSGKEIEAARKWIHSIVAEPEVGQIYEGTVVKTADFGAFVNFFGPRDGLVHISQLASDRVAKTSDVVKEGDKVWVKLMGFDERGKVRLSMKVVDQATGKEVSEKGGEAAE from the coding sequence ATGTTCGATACCCATAGCGTCGAAATCGAATGGGCAGGCCGCCCGCTGAAGCTGGAAACGGGCAAGATCGCCCGCCAGGCCGACGGCGCCGTTCTCGCCACCTACGGCGAAACCGTCGTTCTCGCCACCGTCGTTTCGGCCAAGTCGCCCAAGCCCGGCCAGGATTTCTTCCCGCTGACCGTCAACTACCAGGAAAAGACCTATGCCGCCGGCAAGATTCCGGGTGGCTACTTCAAGCGCGAAGGTCGTCCAAGCGAGAAGGAAACGCTGGTTTCCCGCCTGATCGACCGTCCGATCCGCCCGCTCTTCCCGGAAGGCTACAAGAACGACACCCAGGTCGTCGTCACCGTCGTCCAGCACGACCTTGAAAACGATCCGGACGTGCTGTCGATGGTTGCAGCCTCGGCTGCGCTGACGCTCTCCGGCATCCCCTTCATGGGTCCGGTCGGCGGCGCGCGCGTCGGCTACATCAATGGCGAATACGTCCTGAACCCGCATCTCGACGAGATGGACGAATCGGTTCTCGACCTCGTCGTCGCCGGCACGCAGGACGCCGTCCTGATGGTCGAGTCCGAAGCCAAGGAACTGAACGAAGAGATCATGCTCGGCGCCGTCATGTTCGGCCACAAGGGCTTCCAGCCGGTCATCGACGCGATCATCAAGCTTGCCGAAGTGGCCGCCAAGGAACCGCGCGATTTCACGCCGGAAGATCATTCCGCCCTCGAAGCCGAAATGCTTCAGCATTTCGAAGCCGAGCTGCGCACCGCCTACAAGAACACCCAGAAGGCAGAGCGCTACGCAGCTGTCGATGCCGTCAAGGCCAAGGTGAAGGCACACTTCTTCCCGGAAGGCGCTGAGCCCAAGTACACGAGCGAAGTCATCGGTGCCGTCTTCAAGCACCTGCAGGCCAAGATCGTTCGCTGGAACATCCTCGACACCAAGAGCCGTATCGACGGCCGCGATCTCGACACGGTCCGCAAGATCGTCTCGGAAGTCGGCATCCTGCCGCGCACCCACGGCTCGGCGCTCTTCACCCGCGGCGAAACGCAGGCGATCGTCGTCGCCACGCTCGGCACCGGCGAAGACGAACAGTACGTCGACAGCCTGACGGGCATGTACAAGGAGCGCTTCCTGCTCCATTACAACTTCCCGCCCTACTCGGTTGGCGAGACGGGCCGCATGGGCTCCCCGGGCCGTCGCGAAATCGGCCACGGCAAGCTCGCATGGCGCGCCATCCGTCCGATGCTCCCGAGCCCGGACCAGTTCCCCTACACGCTGCGCGTCGTCTCCGAGATCACCGAATCGAACGGCTCGTCCTCGATGGCCACCGTTTGCGGCACCTCGCTGGCACTGATGGATGCGGGCGTTCCGCTGACAAAGCCGGTCGCCGGCATCGCCATGGGCCTGATCCTCGAAGGCGACCGTTTCGCGGTTCTCTCCGACATCCTGGGTGACGAAGACCACCTCGGCGACATGGACTTCAAGGTTGCAGGCACGGACGCCGGCATCACCTCGCTGCAGATGGACATCAAGATCGCCGGTATCACCGAAGAGATCATGAAGGTCGCGCTCAGCCAGGCACAGGGCGGCCGCAAGCACATCCTCAACGAGATGGCCAACGCCATCACCGAAGGCCGCAGCCAGCTCGGCGAATTCGCACCGCGCATCGAAGTCATGCAGATCCCGGTCGACAAGATCCGGGAAGTTATCGGCTCCGGCGGCAAGGTCATCCGCGAAATCGTCGAGAAGACCGGCGCCAAGGTCAACATCGAAGACGACGGCACGATCAAGATCGCATCCTCTTCCGGCAAGGAAATCGAAGCGGCCCGCAAGTGGATCCACTCGATCGTCGCAGAACCGGAAGTCGGCCAGATCTACGAAGGCACCGTTGTGAAGACCGCCGACTTCGGCGCCTTCGTCAACTTCTTCGGCCCGCGTGACGGCCTCGTGCATATCTCGCAGCTCGCCTCCGACCGCGTTGCCAAGACCTCCGACGTCGTCAAGGAAGGCGACAAGGTCTGGGTCAAGCTGATGGGCTTCGACGAGCGCGGCAAGGTGCGCCTGTCCATGAAGGTCGTCGATCAGGCGACTGGCAAGGAAGTCAGCGAAAAGGGTGGCGAAGCCGCCGAATAA
- a CDS encoding class I SAM-dependent methyltransferase, producing MTSDKVKTLFHPFDSGVLSPPGEGERVLFLAAETGYRLPEGFDADLVCVQPNRPAYRALVSAGATVTPFVEGDDYAATLILCGKHRGENENRIAEALKRTRIGGVIVVAGTKEDGIQSLRKRIGALEWGGDSMPKYHGVAFWFARPEDPAAEIERFASTSVRVEGRFDAAPGMFSHDRIDGASELLASRLPTDFAGHAADFGAGWGYLSVMLAERAPGVKGIDLFEADYHALEAARGNLKANAPKVPTRFHWQDLTQETPRDHYDLVVMNPPFHETQAADPALGAAMIAMAAKSLKAGGRLMLVANRGLPYEPTMNAAFKEWGETCRNARFKVLWGRK from the coding sequence ATGACGAGCGACAAGGTCAAGACCCTGTTTCATCCCTTCGACAGCGGCGTGCTGTCGCCGCCGGGCGAAGGCGAACGCGTCCTCTTCCTGGCCGCCGAAACCGGCTACCGGCTGCCGGAAGGCTTCGATGCGGACCTCGTCTGCGTCCAGCCGAACCGCCCCGCCTACCGCGCGCTGGTGTCTGCCGGCGCCACCGTCACCCCCTTCGTCGAGGGCGACGATTATGCTGCAACGCTGATCCTCTGCGGCAAGCACCGCGGCGAGAACGAGAACCGTATTGCCGAGGCGCTGAAGCGCACCCGCATCGGCGGCGTCATCGTCGTTGCCGGCACCAAGGAAGACGGTATCCAGTCGCTGCGCAAGCGCATCGGTGCGCTGGAGTGGGGCGGCGACAGCATGCCGAAATATCACGGCGTCGCCTTCTGGTTCGCGCGTCCCGAGGACCCGGCAGCCGAAATCGAACGCTTCGCATCCACCTCGGTTCGCGTCGAGGGTCGGTTCGATGCCGCCCCCGGCATGTTCTCGCACGACCGGATCGACGGCGCCTCGGAACTGCTGGCCTCGCGCCTGCCGACGGACTTCGCCGGCCACGCCGCCGATTTCGGCGCCGGCTGGGGCTACCTCTCGGTGATGCTCGCCGAACGCGCGCCCGGCGTCAAAGGCATCGACCTGTTTGAGGCCGACTATCACGCGCTGGAGGCGGCCCGTGGCAATCTGAAGGCCAATGCGCCGAAGGTGCCCACACGCTTCCACTGGCAGGACCTGACGCAGGAAACACCGCGCGATCATTACGACCTCGTCGTCATGAACCCGCCCTTCCACGAGACCCAGGCCGCCGATCCTGCCTTGGGAGCCGCCATGATCGCCATGGCCGCCAAGTCGCTGAAAGCCGGCGGTCGCCTCATGCTCGTCGCCAACCGCGGCCTTCCCTACGAGCCGACGATGAACGCAGCCTTCAAGGAATGGGGCGAAACCTGCCGGAATGCGCGGTTCAAGGTGCTGTGGGGCCGGAAGTAG
- the fabB gene encoding beta-ketoacyl-ACP synthase I: MRRVVVTGLGIVSSIGNDAEAVTASLRDARSGISFSSDFAEHGFRCQVWGSPDLDTTDLVDRRAARFLSQGGAWNHVAMKQAIADSGLEDSDISGNERTGIIMGSGGPSTRTLIEAADITRKNNSPKRIGPFAVPKAMSSTASATLATWFKIHGVNYSISSACSTSAHCIGNAAEMIQWGKQDIMFAGGHEDLDWTMSNLFDAMGAMSSKFNDTPATASRAYDVSRDGFVIAGGAGVLVLEELEHAKARGAKIYAELTGYGATSDGYDMVAPSGEGAIRCMRQAMATVKTEIDYINTHGTSTPVGDSKEIGAIREVFGAKIPPVQSTKSLTGHSLGAAGVQESIYALLMMQERFIGESAHITEIDPEFDGVPIVRKRIDDAKIDTVLSNSFGFGGTNATLVFQRYNG; the protein is encoded by the coding sequence ATGAGACGGGTTGTTGTCACGGGTCTTGGTATCGTTTCCTCCATCGGGAACGACGCCGAAGCAGTTACGGCTTCGCTGCGCGATGCGCGCTCCGGTATCAGCTTTTCCAGCGATTTTGCCGAGCACGGGTTCCGTTGCCAGGTCTGGGGCTCTCCCGACCTCGACACGACGGATCTGGTCGATCGGCGCGCGGCGCGTTTCCTGTCGCAGGGCGGGGCCTGGAACCATGTGGCGATGAAGCAGGCGATCGCCGATTCCGGCCTCGAGGACAGCGACATCTCCGGCAACGAGCGGACCGGCATCATCATGGGCTCGGGCGGACCGTCCACCCGGACGCTGATCGAAGCCGCCGACATCACCCGCAAGAACAACAGCCCGAAGCGCATCGGCCCGTTCGCGGTGCCCAAGGCCATGTCCTCGACCGCGTCGGCGACGCTGGCCACCTGGTTCAAGATCCACGGCGTCAATTACTCGATCTCGTCGGCCTGTTCGACTTCGGCGCATTGCATCGGCAATGCCGCGGAAATGATCCAGTGGGGCAAGCAGGACATCATGTTCGCCGGCGGCCACGAGGATCTCGACTGGACCATGTCGAACCTGTTCGACGCAATGGGCGCCATGTCCTCGAAGTTCAACGACACGCCCGCGACCGCCTCGCGCGCCTATGACGTTTCCCGCGACGGCTTCGTCATCGCCGGCGGCGCCGGCGTGCTGGTGCTCGAAGAGCTGGAACACGCCAAGGCCCGTGGCGCGAAGATCTATGCCGAGCTGACCGGCTACGGCGCCACCTCCGACGGCTACGACATGGTTGCTCCCTCGGGCGAAGGCGCCATCCGCTGCATGCGGCAGGCGATGGCCACCGTGAAGACGGAAATCGACTACATCAATACGCACGGCACCTCGACGCCGGTCGGCGACAGCAAGGAAATCGGCGCCATCCGCGAGGTCTTCGGGGCGAAGATCCCGCCGGTCCAGTCGACCAAGTCGCTGACGGGCCACTCGCTGGGTGCTGCCGGCGTTCAGGAATCGATCTATGCGCTGCTCATGATGCAGGAACGCTTCATCGGCGAGAGCGCGCATATCACCGAAATCGATCCGGAATTCGACGGCGTCCCGATCGTTCGCAAGCGCATCGACGATGCGAAGATCGACACCGTGCTCTCGAACTCCTTCGGCTTCGGCGGCACCAATGCCACGCTCGTTTTCCAGCGTTATAACGGGTAA
- the fabA gene encoding 3-hydroxyacyl-[acyl-carrier-protein] dehydratase FabA: MTTRQSSYGYDDILRCARGELFGPGNAQLPLPPMLMVHRITDISETGGTFDKGYIRAAYDVKPDDWYFPCHFPGNPIMPGCLGLDGMWQLTGFFLGWLGEPGRGMALSTGEVKFKGMVLPDTKLLEYGIDFKRVMRGRLVLGIADGWLKADGETIYQATDLRVGLSKEKAA; this comes from the coding sequence ATGACGACCAGACAATCCAGCTACGGCTACGACGACATCCTGCGTTGCGCGCGGGGCGAACTGTTCGGCCCCGGCAATGCGCAGTTGCCGCTTCCGCCGATGCTGATGGTCCATCGCATCACGGACATTTCCGAAACGGGTGGCACCTTCGACAAGGGCTATATCCGCGCCGCGTATGACGTAAAGCCGGACGACTGGTATTTCCCCTGCCACTTCCCCGGCAATCCCATCATGCCCGGCTGCCTTGGCCTTGACGGCATGTGGCAGCTGACGGGCTTCTTCCTCGGCTGGCTCGGCGAGCCGGGCCGCGGCATGGCTCTGTCCACCGGCGAGGTCAAGTTCAAGGGCATGGTTCTTCCCGATACCAAGCTGCTAGAATATGGCATCGACTTCAAGCGCGTGATGCGCGGCCGGCTGGTGCTCGGCATCGCGGACGGCTGGCTGAAGGCCGACGGCGAAACCATCTACCAGGCAACGGATCTTCGCGTCGGCCTGTCGAAGGAGAAGGCCGCCTGA